From Amycolatopsis sp. cg9, one genomic window encodes:
- a CDS encoding bifunctional (p)ppGpp synthetase/guanosine-3',5'-bis(diphosphate) 3'-pyrophosphohydrolase produces MSQELDAAVPAQEGAQQNGQAAAQPAPPKPNGAAPNPSATRRVRARLARRITAQRAAPVKQVLEPLAVIHRELHPNADLGLLQRAYDVAEELHRNQRRKSGDPYITHPLAVATILAELGMDTTTLVAALLHDTVEDTGYAVESLKADFGEKVAELVDGVTKLDKVKLGTSAEAETIRKMVIAMAKDPRVLVIKLADRLHNMRTMRFLPPEKQARKARETLEVLAPLAHRLGMATVKWELEDLAFAILQPKKYDEIVRLVADRAPSRDIYLRSVITDLTSNLVSSRITAKVEGRPKHYYSIHQKMIVRGRDLDDIHDLVGVRILVEDVRDCYAAMGVVHALWQPVPGRFKDYIAQPRFGVYQSLHTTVIGPDGKPLEVQIRTYEMHRTAEYGIAAHWRYKETKGTHNGNAMDVDEMAWMRQLLDWQREAADPGDFLESLRYELASREIFVFTPKGDVITLPVESTPVDFAYAVHTEVGHRCIGARVNGRLVALERKLENGEVVEIFTSKAENAGPSRDWLQFAGSPKARAKIRQWFAKERRDEAIEGGKEAITKEIRKVGLPIQRLVSAESMGAVATELRHADISSLYAAVGEGHTSAKHVVQRLVALIGGVDAAEEELAERATPSTVTRRRGSNDVGVVVKGASDVWAKLARCCTPVPGDEILGFVTRGGGVSVHRTDCTNAGDLQSQPERLVEVEWAPSASSVFLVAIQVEALDRHRLLSDVTKVLADEKVNILSASVTTSRDRVAVSRFSFEMGDPKHLGHVLKVVRGVEGVYDVYRVTSAS; encoded by the coding sequence GTGAGCCAGGAGCTCGACGCCGCGGTGCCCGCGCAAGAGGGCGCCCAGCAGAACGGGCAGGCGGCGGCACAGCCCGCGCCGCCGAAGCCGAACGGCGCGGCGCCGAACCCGTCCGCGACCCGCCGCGTCCGGGCCCGCCTGGCCCGGCGGATCACCGCGCAGCGCGCCGCCCCGGTCAAGCAGGTCCTCGAACCCCTCGCCGTCATCCACCGCGAGCTGCACCCCAACGCCGACCTCGGGCTGCTCCAGCGCGCCTACGACGTCGCCGAGGAGCTGCACCGGAACCAGCGGCGCAAGTCCGGTGACCCCTACATCACCCACCCGCTCGCCGTCGCCACCATCCTCGCCGAGCTGGGCATGGACACCACCACCCTGGTCGCGGCGCTGCTGCACGACACGGTCGAGGACACCGGCTACGCCGTCGAGAGCCTGAAGGCCGACTTCGGGGAGAAGGTCGCCGAACTCGTCGACGGCGTCACGAAGCTGGACAAGGTCAAGCTCGGCACGTCCGCCGAGGCCGAGACCATCCGCAAGATGGTCATCGCGATGGCCAAGGACCCGCGCGTCCTGGTCATCAAGCTCGCCGACCGGCTGCACAACATGCGCACCATGCGCTTCCTGCCGCCGGAGAAGCAGGCCCGCAAGGCCCGCGAAACGCTCGAAGTGCTCGCCCCGCTGGCCCACCGCCTGGGCATGGCCACGGTCAAGTGGGAGCTGGAAGACCTCGCGTTCGCGATCCTGCAGCCCAAGAAGTACGACGAAATCGTCCGCCTGGTCGCCGACCGCGCGCCCTCGCGGGACATCTACCTGCGGTCGGTCATCACCGACCTGACCAGCAACCTCGTCTCGTCGCGGATCACCGCGAAGGTCGAGGGCCGGCCGAAGCACTACTACTCGATCCACCAGAAGATGATCGTCCGCGGCCGCGACCTGGACGACATCCACGACCTGGTCGGCGTGCGGATTCTGGTCGAGGACGTCCGCGACTGCTACGCGGCGATGGGCGTCGTGCACGCGCTGTGGCAGCCGGTGCCCGGCCGGTTCAAGGACTACATCGCGCAACCGCGCTTCGGCGTCTACCAGTCGCTGCACACGACGGTGATCGGCCCGGACGGCAAGCCCCTCGAGGTGCAGATCCGCACCTACGAGATGCACCGCACCGCCGAGTACGGCATCGCCGCGCACTGGCGCTACAAGGAAACCAAGGGCACGCACAACGGCAACGCCATGGACGTCGACGAGATGGCGTGGATGCGCCAGCTCCTCGACTGGCAGCGGGAAGCCGCGGACCCGGGCGACTTCCTCGAGTCCCTGCGCTACGAACTGGCCTCCCGCGAGATCTTCGTGTTCACGCCGAAGGGCGACGTGATCACGCTGCCGGTGGAGTCCACGCCGGTCGACTTCGCCTACGCGGTGCACACCGAGGTCGGGCACCGCTGCATCGGCGCCCGCGTCAACGGCCGCCTGGTCGCGCTCGAACGCAAGCTGGAAAACGGCGAAGTCGTCGAGATCTTCACGTCGAAGGCGGAGAACGCCGGGCCGTCGCGCGACTGGCTGCAGTTCGCCGGCTCGCCGAAGGCCCGCGCGAAGATCCGGCAGTGGTTCGCCAAGGAACGCCGCGACGAGGCGATCGAAGGCGGCAAGGAAGCCATCACCAAGGAGATCCGCAAGGTCGGCCTGCCGATCCAGCGGCTGGTCTCCGCGGAGTCGATGGGCGCGGTCGCCACCGAGCTGCGCCACGCCGACATCTCGTCGCTCTACGCGGCGGTCGGGGAGGGCCACACCAGCGCGAAGCACGTCGTGCAGCGGCTGGTCGCCCTCATCGGCGGGGTCGACGCGGCGGAGGAGGAGCTCGCCGAGCGTGCGACGCCCTCGACCGTCACCCGGCGCCGCGGCTCCAACGACGTCGGTGTGGTGGTCAAGGGCGCCAGCGACGTCTGGGCGAAGCTCGCGCGCTGCTGCACCCCGGTGCCGGGCGACGAGATCCTCGGGTTCGTGACCCGCGGCGGCGGCGTTTCGGTGCACCGCACGGACTGCACGAACGCCGGTGACCTGCAGTCCCAGCCCGAGCGGCTGGTCGAGGTCGAGTGGGCGCCGTCGGCGTCGTCGGTGTTCCTGGTGGCCATCCAGGTCGAGGCGCTCGACCGGCACCGGCTCCTCTCCGACGTCACCAAGGTGCTGGCCGACGAAAAGGTCAACATCCTGTCCGCGTCGGTGACCACGTCCCGCGACCGGGTCGCGGTCAGCCGCTTCTCGTTCGAGATGGGCGACCCGAAGCACCTCGGCCACGTCCTCAAGGTGGTCCGCGGCGTGGAAGGCGTCTACGACGTCTACCGCGTGACGTCGGCTTCCTAG
- a CDS encoding amidohydrolase family protein translates to MKTLVQGGVVLSVDPVVGTLPRGDVLIEDGRIAAVAPAIDGTGAEIVDATGKIVLPGFVDTHRHTWQTAFRGLGAGWTFGQYRTAVHGTLKPHYRPEDVHLGNLLGRLEALSSGVTTMLDWFHCATGPEHADAAIAGLREAPGHSIFCYGADGPDIEPEIRRVRKLLPGDDMALGLRGPVMSTMDETAADVALARELGLPVSTHVHGTGGWPHGDRPIAGLAERGLLDDRTTVVHGNGLSDDQLAMLADAGASVSISPDAELKMGFEPLITGRALAAGLRPSLSIDDCPSAGGDLFGAMRTVFAVDRGIPPRDILAFATVDGARACGRGSRTGSLTVGKDADLVLLDAQDLSVFPVGDPAGTIVSAGHPGIVDSVFVAGKAVKRDGRLLGVDLPALRARLLASRDRIAAAAGIAVDGSWVP, encoded by the coding sequence ATGAAGACTCTGGTTCAGGGCGGCGTGGTGCTCAGCGTGGATCCCGTCGTGGGCACGCTCCCGCGCGGGGACGTGCTCATCGAAGACGGCCGGATCGCCGCCGTCGCCCCGGCGATCGACGGCACCGGCGCCGAGATCGTCGACGCCACCGGCAAGATCGTCCTGCCGGGTTTCGTGGACACCCACCGCCACACCTGGCAAACGGCGTTCCGCGGGCTCGGCGCCGGCTGGACGTTCGGCCAGTACCGCACCGCCGTGCACGGCACACTCAAGCCGCACTACCGGCCGGAGGACGTCCACCTGGGCAACCTCCTCGGCCGCCTCGAAGCCCTCAGCTCCGGCGTCACGACCATGCTCGACTGGTTCCACTGCGCCACCGGCCCGGAGCACGCCGACGCCGCGATCGCCGGGCTGCGCGAGGCGCCCGGCCACTCGATCTTCTGCTACGGCGCCGACGGGCCGGACATCGAGCCGGAGATCCGGCGCGTCCGGAAGCTGCTGCCGGGCGACGACATGGCACTGGGCCTGCGCGGGCCGGTGATGTCCACAATGGACGAAACGGCGGCGGATGTCGCGCTGGCGCGGGAACTCGGGCTCCCGGTGAGCACGCACGTCCACGGCACCGGCGGCTGGCCGCACGGCGACCGGCCGATCGCCGGCCTGGCGGAGCGCGGGCTGCTCGACGACCGCACGACCGTCGTGCACGGCAACGGGCTCTCCGACGACCAGCTGGCGATGCTCGCCGACGCGGGTGCTTCGGTGTCGATCAGCCCGGACGCCGAGCTGAAGATGGGCTTCGAGCCGCTCATCACCGGCCGGGCGCTGGCCGCCGGGCTGCGGCCGTCGCTGTCGATCGACGACTGCCCGTCCGCGGGCGGCGACCTGTTCGGGGCCATGCGCACGGTGTTCGCGGTGGACCGCGGCATCCCGCCGCGGGACATCCTCGCGTTCGCCACCGTGGACGGTGCCCGTGCCTGCGGGCGGGGTTCCCGGACCGGCAGCCTGACCGTCGGCAAGGACGCCGACCTGGTCCTGCTCGACGCCCAGGACCTGTCGGTCTTCCCCGTCGGCGATCCGGCCGGCACGATCGTCTCCGCCGGTCACCCCGGCATCGTGGACAGCGTCTTCGTCGCCGGAAAGGCCGTCAAGCGCGACGGCCGGCTGCTCGGCGTCGACCTGCCGGCCCTGCGCGCCCGGCTCCTGGCGTCGCGAGACCGGATCGCCGCCGCCGCCGGGATCGCCGTCGACGGTTCGTGGGTGCCCTAG
- a CDS encoding MarR family winged helix-turn-helix transcriptional regulator: MAELSTEDWAFWDTWMRAQRLLVRELDRGLQRDCGISKAEFSVLMRLSAPMRVGELADALDWEKSRVSHLLTRMENRGLVARAEDGATGRRTGVELTAEGRRTAERATRAHGGNVRRLVLDRLTPGQAAAIREWSEQLIERVEPG; this comes from the coding sequence ATGGCGGAGCTGAGCACCGAGGACTGGGCGTTCTGGGACACCTGGATGCGCGCCCAGCGCCTGCTCGTCCGCGAACTCGACCGGGGGCTGCAACGCGACTGCGGCATCTCGAAGGCCGAGTTCAGCGTGCTGATGAGGCTGAGCGCGCCGATGCGCGTCGGCGAGCTCGCCGACGCGCTCGACTGGGAGAAGAGCCGTGTCTCGCACCTGCTGACGCGCATGGAGAACCGCGGCCTGGTGGCGCGGGCCGAGGACGGGGCGACCGGCCGCCGCACCGGCGTCGAGCTGACCGCCGAAGGCCGCCGGACGGCGGAGCGGGCCACCCGGGCCCACGGCGGCAACGTCCGCAGGCTCGTCCTCGACCGGCTCACGCCCGGGCAGGCCGCGGCCATCCGGGAGTGGAGCGAGCAGCTGATCGAGCGCGTCGAGCCCGGTTAG
- a CDS encoding helix-turn-helix transcriptional regulator — MRREVAELPSVLFAAYGLTARERAVCREVLAGLSTVDIAERPAISAHTVQDHLKSVFGKTGVRSRGELTAKLLS; from the coding sequence GTGCGGCGCGAGGTCGCCGAGCTGCCGAGCGTGCTGTTCGCGGCCTACGGCCTGACCGCCCGCGAGCGTGCCGTCTGCCGCGAGGTGCTGGCCGGTTTGTCCACAGTGGACATCGCGGAGCGGCCGGCCATCTCGGCCCACACGGTGCAGGACCACCTCAAGTCGGTGTTCGGCAAGACGGGCGTCCGCAGTCGCGGGGAACTGACGGCGAAGCTGTTGTCTTGA
- a CDS encoding alpha/beta fold hydrolase, with protein MAMIEVGGAAFGYDEAGEGPAVVLLHAAIGDRRMWDAQFTALAATHRVIRYDRRGFGETADGPGEFAHYEDLLALLDARGIEQAALVGASMGGACALDAALAAPERITRIALLGSGLTGHEWPDHMQADIARLTAEVLPADRLARYRAREGDVDPADVRAMAEANIRYLVAGPARDVSVLPVEMVALVREMCEQVYRHDWTAPQWTERIPDTRHRLAEITPPALVVIGTADAPGLVELSEHLAASLPDAEFVELAGTGHLPSMERPAEVTALLRKFLQR; from the coding sequence ATGGCGATGATCGAGGTGGGCGGCGCGGCGTTCGGCTACGACGAAGCGGGCGAGGGGCCCGCGGTCGTGCTGCTGCACGCGGCGATCGGCGACCGCCGGATGTGGGACGCCCAGTTCACCGCGCTCGCCGCCACGCACCGGGTGATCCGCTACGACCGCCGCGGGTTCGGCGAAACCGCCGACGGCCCCGGCGAGTTCGCCCACTACGAGGACCTGCTGGCCCTGCTCGATGCCCGGGGGATCGAGCAGGCCGCGCTCGTCGGGGCGTCCATGGGCGGGGCGTGCGCGCTGGACGCCGCCCTCGCCGCACCGGAGCGGATCACCCGGATCGCCCTGCTCGGCTCCGGCCTCACCGGGCACGAGTGGCCGGACCACATGCAGGCGGACATCGCGCGCCTGACGGCCGAGGTGCTGCCGGCCGACCGGCTCGCCCGCTACCGCGCCCGCGAAGGCGACGTCGACCCGGCGGACGTGCGGGCGATGGCGGAGGCCAACATCCGCTACCTGGTCGCCGGCCCGGCGCGGGACGTGTCGGTGCTGCCGGTGGAAATGGTGGCGCTGGTGCGGGAAATGTGCGAGCAGGTGTACCGCCACGACTGGACGGCTCCACAGTGGACGGAGCGGATCCCGGACACCCGGCACCGGCTGGCCGAGATCACGCCCCCCGCGCTGGTGGTGATCGGGACGGCCGACGCGCCCGGCCTGGTCGAGCTGTCCGAGCACCTGGCGGCGTCGCTGCCGGACGCGGAGTTCGTCGAACTCGCCGGCACCGGGCACCTGCCGTCGATGGAACGCCCGGCCGAGGTCACCGCACTGCTGCGCAAGTTCCTCCAGCGGTGA
- a CDS encoding enoyl-CoA hydratase-related protein, translating into MTDGFDLTRDGEVARLTLTRPEKMNAITYGMWSAVPDVVAEVEADPALKVLLIAGAGKHFSAGADISEFGELRTTAEGAASYDKAVEGAVAALTSMRKPSVAMIQGNCIGGGCQVSVACDFRFAAEGSRFGITPAKLGIVYHFDSTRQLVSLVGPAHAKYFLLSGELITAGRAREIGLLDDVFPADSLEASTAEFIATLCSRSQASIRGMNRIIEKIVAGQETPDAEVEEIRSEALHGEDYAEGVAAFLERRPPRFTFR; encoded by the coding sequence ATGACCGACGGATTCGACCTGACGCGCGACGGCGAAGTCGCCCGCCTCACGCTGACCCGGCCGGAGAAGATGAACGCGATCACCTACGGCATGTGGTCGGCGGTCCCGGACGTGGTGGCCGAGGTGGAGGCCGACCCGGCGCTGAAGGTGCTGCTGATCGCCGGGGCCGGCAAGCACTTCTCGGCGGGCGCCGACATCAGCGAGTTCGGCGAGCTGCGCACGACGGCGGAGGGCGCGGCGAGCTACGACAAGGCGGTCGAGGGCGCGGTGGCGGCGCTGACCTCGATGCGCAAGCCCTCGGTGGCGATGATCCAGGGCAACTGCATCGGCGGCGGCTGCCAGGTCTCGGTCGCCTGCGACTTCCGGTTCGCCGCCGAAGGTTCCCGGTTCGGCATCACCCCGGCGAAGCTCGGCATCGTCTACCACTTCGATTCGACGCGCCAGCTGGTGTCCCTGGTCGGCCCGGCGCACGCCAAGTACTTCCTGCTCTCGGGCGAGCTGATCACCGCGGGCCGCGCGCGCGAGATCGGCCTCCTCGACGACGTCTTCCCGGCGGATTCGCTGGAGGCTTCGACGGCGGAGTTCATCGCGACGCTGTGCTCGCGTTCGCAGGCCTCGATCCGCGGGATGAACCGGATCATCGAGAAGATCGTCGCCGGCCAGGAGACCCCGGACGCGGAGGTCGAGGAGATCCGGTCGGAGGCCCTGCACGGCGAGGACTACGCGGAGGGCGTCGCCGCGTTCCTCGAGCGCCGCCCGCCGCGCTTCACCTTCCGCTGA